One region of Streptomyces sp. NBC_00442 genomic DNA includes:
- a CDS encoding sensor histidine kinase: MDSARPHTPVTALLRLCLHLLLAGLLALAAVRATGHGAAHTRAVVGAVALMGAVYAVGVALPAVRPRTTAAAVWLGALGAAWLALLVVSPDALWAAFPLYFLLLHLLALRWALPAVLAAAGAAIAGFLLHGQQVTPGAFIGPLIGAAVAVATVLGYDALYRESERRRELIDELVATRAELAEAERTAGTLAERERLAREIHDTLAQGLSSIQLLLRAAERALPAGDPARDHVEQARRAAQDNLAEARRFVRALTPPDLEQGSLSGALERLCAGARGPAVQFGVSGTPVALPTPYEVALLRIAQSALANTVQHAGAGRAEITLSFMDTSVALDVVDDGRGFDPDVRRPKETGGFGLPAMRSRARSLGGTLSVESAPGQGTAVAITLPLPVAGAR; this comes from the coding sequence CCCTGCTGCGCCTGTGTCTGCACCTGCTGCTCGCCGGGCTGCTCGCGCTCGCCGCGGTGCGGGCCACCGGCCACGGCGCGGCGCACACGCGGGCGGTGGTGGGGGCGGTGGCCCTGATGGGCGCCGTGTACGCGGTGGGGGTCGCCCTGCCCGCGGTGCGGCCCAGAACCACGGCGGCCGCGGTGTGGCTCGGGGCGCTCGGCGCGGCCTGGCTCGCGCTGCTCGTCGTCTCCCCCGACGCCTTGTGGGCCGCCTTCCCGCTCTACTTCCTGCTGCTCCACCTGCTGGCGCTTCGCTGGGCGCTGCCCGCCGTGCTCGCGGCGGCGGGCGCGGCCATCGCGGGATTCCTGCTGCACGGCCAGCAGGTCACCCCGGGCGCCTTCATAGGGCCACTGATCGGGGCGGCCGTCGCCGTCGCCACCGTGCTCGGGTACGACGCGCTGTACCGCGAGAGCGAGCGGCGCCGCGAGCTCATCGACGAGCTGGTGGCGACGCGGGCCGAGCTCGCCGAGGCCGAGCGCACCGCCGGCACCCTGGCCGAGCGCGAGCGCCTGGCCCGCGAGATCCACGACACGCTCGCCCAGGGCCTGTCCTCGATCCAGCTGCTGCTGCGCGCCGCCGAGCGTGCGCTGCCGGCGGGCGATCCGGCCCGCGACCATGTCGAGCAGGCCCGCCGCGCGGCCCAGGACAACCTGGCGGAGGCCCGCCGCTTCGTGCGGGCGCTCACCCCGCCCGACCTGGAACAGGGCTCGCTGTCCGGCGCGCTGGAGCGGCTGTGCGCCGGGGCGCGGGGGCCGGCCGTGCAGTTCGGTGTGAGCGGCACCCCGGTGGCGCTGCCGACCCCGTACGAGGTGGCCCTGCTGCGCATCGCGCAGTCGGCGCTCGCCAACACGGTGCAGCACGCCGGCGCGGGCCGGGCCGAGATCACCCTCAGCTTCATGGACACCTCGGTCGCCCTGGACGTCGTCGACGACGGGCGGGGGTTCGATCCGGACGTACGGCGGCCCAAGGAGACGGGCGGCTTCGGGCTTCCCGCGATGCGCTCGCGCGCCCGGTCGCTCGGCGGCACCCTGAGCGTGGAGTCGGCGCCGGGCCAGGGCACGGCCGTCGCGATCACCCTGCCGCTGCCCGTGGCGGGTGCCCGGTGA
- a CDS encoding response regulator transcription factor, with product MSAAPIRLLLADDHPIVRAGLRAVLDTEPGLAVTGEAATAERAVELAASGAYDVVLMDLQFGAGMHGAEATAKIMGRPGAPRVLVLTTYDTDADILAAVEAGAAGYLLKDAPPEELAAAVRTAASGQSALAPAVAHRLMDRMRTPAEALTRRELEVLQLVGDGLSNQQISKQLFLSQATVKSHLVHIYAKLGVDSRTSAVAAASARRLIRQPG from the coding sequence GTGAGCGCGGCCCCCATCCGGCTGCTGCTCGCCGACGACCATCCCATCGTGCGGGCCGGGCTGCGCGCGGTCCTCGACACCGAGCCGGGCCTCGCGGTGACCGGGGAGGCCGCGACCGCCGAGCGCGCGGTGGAGCTGGCCGCCTCCGGCGCGTACGACGTCGTCCTGATGGACCTCCAGTTCGGGGCCGGGATGCACGGCGCCGAGGCGACCGCGAAGATCATGGGGCGGCCGGGCGCCCCGCGTGTCCTGGTCCTCACCACGTACGACACGGACGCGGACATCCTCGCGGCGGTGGAGGCGGGGGCCGCCGGCTATCTGCTCAAGGACGCCCCGCCCGAGGAGCTCGCGGCTGCGGTACGCACCGCCGCCTCGGGCCAGTCGGCGCTCGCCCCGGCCGTGGCGCACCGGCTCATGGACCGGATGCGGACGCCCGCCGAGGCGCTGACGCGGCGCGAGCTGGAGGTGCTCCAGCTCGTCGGCGACGGTCTCTCCAACCAGCAGATCAGCAAGCAGCTGTTCCTGAGCCAGGCCACCGTCAAGTCCCATCTCGTCCATATCTACGCCAAGTTGGGGGTGGACTCGCGCACATCGGCGGTCGCCGCCGCGAGCGCGCGCCGTCTGATCCGCCAACCGGGCTGA